GGTCTGCAGCCCAGCTCGAAGGGGACACGCATCAAATTCGTCGCCGGGAAACCCACCGTCGTCGACGGTCCGTTCGCCGAGACGAAGGAGCTGATCGCCGGCTATTGGCTGATCCAGGTCAAGTCGAAGGAAGAAGCGGTCGACTGGGCCAAGCGCG
This window of the Polyangia bacterium genome carries:
- a CDS encoding YciI family protein; this translates as MRFMMLVKASKNSEAGMMPDDSLIAAMTKYNEEMAKAGILLDLAGLQPSSKGTRIKFVAGKPTVVDGPFAETKELIAGYWLIQVKSKEEAVDWAKR